Proteins from a genomic interval of Paenibacillus sp. FSL R5-0623:
- a CDS encoding GNAT family N-acetyltransferase: MMIDQQEYYIKGLSYSIRSAEEKDAEALSSLRVQIDGETENMDREEGEAYIDAAGYRRIIHLDTEKSRNLFLVAVAAGEIVGYSRCEGTELKRFCHKVEFGVCVAREFWGHGIGKNLLEKSIEWADQTGVEKMTLNVLASNDKAIKLYQKRGFVIEGILKKDRRHADGQYHDTIVMGRFRD, from the coding sequence ATAATGATCGATCAGCAGGAATATTACATTAAAGGCTTATCCTACTCCATTAGATCAGCAGAGGAAAAGGATGCGGAGGCCTTGTCTTCACTACGTGTACAAATCGATGGGGAAACCGAGAACATGGATCGTGAAGAGGGCGAGGCGTATATCGACGCAGCCGGGTATAGGCGGATCATCCATTTGGACACTGAGAAGTCACGGAATCTGTTCCTTGTTGCTGTGGCGGCGGGCGAGATTGTGGGATACTCCCGATGTGAAGGTACAGAGTTGAAGCGCTTTTGCCATAAAGTTGAGTTCGGCGTGTGTGTAGCCCGAGAGTTCTGGGGACATGGGATCGGTAAGAACCTGCTGGAGAAGTCGATAGAATGGGCAGACCAGACTGGTGTAGAGAAGATGACGTTGAACGTGCTGGCATCCAACGATAAGGCAATCAAGCTATATCAAAAGAGAGGCTTCGTGATCGAAGGTATTTTGAAAAAGGATCGGCGACACGCGGATGGACAGTATCACGACACGATAGTGATGGGCAGGTTCAGAGACTAA